The sequence below is a genomic window from Halolamina litorea.
CCTGCTCGGACTGGGCGAGGCGTCCGTGGTCGGAGAACCCGTCGAGGCCGCCCTGGCGGCCCACCCCGACCTGCTCGACGCGGTCCGGACGGGTGAGCCCCGCGAGGACCTCGTCGTCGAGGCCGACGGGATCGGGCGTCGGCTGGACGTCCAGTTCACCTCGTTCGACAACCTCGTCGGGCCGCCCGACCGGATCACGGTGCTGGTCGACCTGACCGACGTTCGGGAACAGGAGCGGACGCTCGAACGACAGAACGAGCGGCTCGAATCCTTCGCGAGCATCGTGAGCCACGACCTCCGGAACCCCCTGAGCGTCGCGGTCGGCCACACCGAGTTGGCCCGCGAAACGTGTGACAGCGAGCACTTGGCGGCCGTCGAGCGGGCACACAAGCGCATGGAGGTACTGATCGAGGACATCCTCACGATGGCTCGTGAGGGCGACGCCGTCGACGAGGTCGAGCCGGTCCCGCTCGCCGCGACGGCGGAGTTGGCGTGGCAAGCCGTCGCCACCGACGGCGCGGGGCTCCGCGTCGACGCCGACGCGGTGATCTCGACCGATCGGAGCCGGCTCCAACAGCTGTTCGAGAACCTCTTTCGGAACAGCGTGGAGCACGGCTCGACGGGCAACCGAAGGGGATCCGGTGACCGCGTGGTGCACGACTCCCCGGATGCCCAAGTCGGGACCGCCAACGCGGAGGCAGCAGGGACGCGTTCCGGGACTTCTTCGGGGGAAGAGGCGTCGGCCGAGGCCGAGCGCGAGCACCTCACCGTCAGCGTCGGCCCGACGGCCGATGGGTTCTACGTCGCTGACGACGGCGAGGGGATCCCGGAGGCAGACCGCGAACGCGTGTTCGAACCGGGCTACTCCACCGGCGGTGGCGGGACGGGACTGGGGCTGAGCATCGTCGCCGAACTCGCCGAGGCTCACGGCTGGACCGTCGACGCCACGGAGTCCGCCGAGGGCGGCGCGCGGTTCGAGTTCTCCGGCGTCGGTCACGTCGAGGACTGAGCCGGTCGGCCGGTCAGCCGGTCGGGGTGTGCTCGTGTGCCCCGGCCGGTCGCTCAGTCCGCGAAGACGTGTTCGAGCGCCGGTTCCAGTTCCGGGTACTCCCACGTGAAGCCGTTCGCGGCCAGTTTCGCCGGGCGAACCCGGTCGCTGGCGAGCAGGAGTTCCGCACCCATCTGCCCGAACAGCAGTCGGACGGCGACCCCCGGCACCCACATCACCGTCGGCCGACCCAGAACGCTGCCCAGCGTGTCGGTGAAGGTCCTGTTGGTCACCGGTGTGGGCGTACAGACGTTCACCGGGCCGCGTACCGACGAGCTCTCGAGGAGGTGCGCGATGATCCGGACGGCGTCGGCCCGCGTCACCCACGACATGTACTGCTCCCCGGAGCCGAGGTGGCCGCCGAGGCCGAGCCTGAACGGGGGGAGCATCCGTGGCAGCGCGCCGCCCTCGGTGCTGAGGACGATACCCATCCGGGTGTTGACGACGCGAATGCCGGCCTCGGCGGCCGGTTGGGCGGCGGCCTCCCAGCGCTCACAGACCGTCGAGATGAACAGGTCACCCGGTGACGCGTCCTCCGTCAGCCAGCGGTCGCCCCGGTCCCCGTAGTAGCCCACGGCCGACCCCGAGACGAGGACCGCCGGCGGGTCGTCGAGGTCGGCGAGCGCGCTCGCCACCAGCCGAGTCCCCTGCACGCGACTCTGCTCGATCCGTCGTTTCGTTCCTGTGGTCCACCGCTGGTCGATGGGCTCCCCGGCGAGGTGGACGACGGCGTCGAACCCCTCGAGGCGCTCGCGGTCGATCGTCCCGACGGCCGGGTCCCACTCGATGCCGTCGACGCCGCCGGTTCCGGGGCGGACGAGCCGTGTCACTTCGTGGCCGGCCCCTTCGAGATGGGGGACGAGCGCACGGCCGATCAGGCCCGTGGAGCCGCTGATGAGGATGTTCATGGTCTCGGTGTCGGTTCGTGTACGGCCCGCCACCCGACCGTCAACACGGGACCCCGACGTCGACGAGGTGCCGCCCCTGCTGTCGGCGCTCCCGTCGGCGCCGGGTCTCGCGTTCGAGGCCGACGTAGGCGACGTACCACTGGATCGGGGTGAGCAGAGCACCGACCGCGAGCAGGAGAACGCCGAGCAGCACGCCGCGTCGCCAGGTCCAGAACCGGGCCTCGTGTGTCGTGATCATGGGTCTCTCCGGTCCGTCGCGGCGGACACACCCGTCCCATGTCCCGTGTATCGGCGCGACGACGAACACAGGAGGGAGTTGGTACCGGGCGAGAATAGCTGTTCACGCTGGCTACCGAAGGTCGATCGGCGGGAGGGCGAACAGGAGCGACGAAAGGGGCGGGTCGTGGTCAGTCCGAGAGGTGAATCTCCCGGATCTCCATGATCCGGTCGTCGGCCTCCAACTCCGTGACCGCAGCGTCGGGCATGTCGTCGTCGAGGCTGTACACCGTCAGCGCCTCGCCGCCGATGGTCTCACGAGCGTTGTACATCCCCGCGATGTTGACGCCGTGTTCGCCGAGCACGGTGCCGATCAGCCCGATCACGCCCGGCGCGTCCTCGTTACGGGCGACGAGCATGTGGCCGTGGGGTAGCGCGTCGACGCGGTAGCCGTCGATGGAGACCAGTCGGGGCTCCTCGCCGGTGAACAGCGTGCCCGACACAGAGAGTTCGTCGTCGCCGTCGCCGACGGTGACGGTGAGGAGGCTCCGGAAGTCGTCGGAGCTTCGCGTCTTGCTCTCGGTCACGTCGACGCCGCGCTCCTCGGCGACCCGTGGGGCGTTGACGGCGTTGACCTGCCACTCGAGCGGCGCGAACGCGCCCTGCTGGGCGCTCGCGGTGATCAGTTCCACGTCCTCCTCGGCGATCTCGCCGGCGTAGCTCACGCCGATCTCCTCGATGCGGCCGTCGAACAGCTCCGCGGCGACGCGGCCCGCGGTTTCGGCGAGGCCGATGTAGGGCTCGATGCGCGGGAACGCGCTCTCGTCGACCGACGGCGCGTTGAGCGCGTTCATCACCGGCTCACCCGCGAACGCCGCGAGCACCTGTTCGGCCGTGGCGACGGCGACGTGTTCCTGTGCCTCGGCCGTCGAGGCCCCGAGGTGGGGCGTAAGGACGATCTCCTCGGCCTCGCGCAGCGGCGAGTCCGCGGGCAGCGGCTCCTTGGCGAACACGTCGAGGGCGGCGCCGGCGACCACGCCGTCGTCGACCGCCTCCGCCAGCGCCGCCTCGTCGACGACGCCGCCGCGGGCGACGTTGATGACGTAGCCGTCCTCCATCTGGGCCAGTTCGGCCTCGGAGATCAGCCCCTCCGTCTCGTCGGTCAGCGGGACGTGGACGGTGAGGAACTCCGCGCGCTCGATACACGCCTCGAGTTCGACCAGTTCGGCGCCGATCTGGTCGGCGCGGTCCTCGCTGATGTAGGGATCGTAGGCGACGAGCTCCATCCCCAGCGCGCCGAGTCGCTTGGCGGCCTCCTGTCCGACGCGGCCGAGGCCGACGATGCCGAGCGTCTTGCCGTTGAGTTCGGTGCCGAGGAACTCCCCCTTCGCCCACGCGCCGTCGACCATGCGCCCGTGGGCCTGCGGGATCGAGCGCGCGGCCGCGAACGCCATCCCGACGGTGTGTTCGGCCGCCGCGCGGACGTTCCCCTCCGGCGCGTTGGCGACGACGACGCCGTGTTCGGTCGCCGCGTCGATGTCGATGTTGTCGACGCCGATACCCGCGCGGCCGACGATCTGGAGGTCCGGCGCGGCGTCGAACACGGCCTCGTTCACGTCGGTTCCCGAGCGGACGATCAGGGCGTCGGCGGTGGAGACGGCGTCGAGGAGGTCCTCTCCCTCGGCGTCGTAGGCGGTGGCGACGTCGTGGCCGGCACCGCGGAGCCGCTCGATGCCGGCGTCGGCGATCGGGTCCGTAATGAGTACTCGCACGGTCGGGTGGAGCCCCCGTCGGGACATAACGCTTTCTCACGCGTGGCACGGAACAACACGGTTTTTGACCATACTCGTGGATATATCTTCGTGGAAGTGTGAATACCTATCCAGCTATGTGCTGTTCCACAAGCGGAATAAGCGGGGGGCCCGCAGGGGGCGTATGACGCTCGTCGCCTTCGACTTCGATGGGACGCTCTCGGACGCGGAGATGCTGGTCGGCCTGGGTGATCGCTTCGGCGTCGCCGAGGCCATCGGCGACATCACCGCCCGCGCGATGCGGGGGGAACTCTCCTACGCCGAGAGCCTCCGCGAGCGCGCCGCCATGCTCGAGGGGCTCCCCGAACACGAGGCCGCCGCGGCCTACGAGGAGACCACCCTTCGACCCGGTGCCGCGGCCGTGATCGAACGGCTGAACGACGCCGGCCACACGACCGCGATCCTGACCGGCGGGTTCACGCCGGGCGTCGAGGCGGCGCTCACCCGTGACGGCGCCGACGTGGACCGGATCGTCGCCAACGAACTCCCGACCGCCGATGGAGCACTCACGGGCGACGTAACCGGCCCGCTGATCGAGGGGACCAAGGACGACGCGTTGACCGACCTCTGTGGGACGTACGGCGTCGACCCGGCCGACACCGTGGCGGTCGGCGACGGCGCGAACGACCTGCCGATGCTGAAAGCCGCGGGCCACGCGGTCGGCTTCGAACCCAAGGACCCCGTCGAACCGCACTGCGACGACGTCGTCACGTCGATGGACGCGCTCGGCGGACTGTTCGAGCGGACGGGACTGTTGGAGTAGCCCCGCGCGTCGCTACACGTCGAGTTCGTGTTGGACGGTCTCGACGGCCGCCTCGGCGTCGACGTCGACGCCGACTTCTTCGAACGCTTCGCCGATGGTCCGGACCCCGCGGAGCAGTTGCTCGGGCGAGAGGTTCCCCATGTTGCTCACGCGGAAGATGTCGCCGCCGAGGTGGGCCTGCCCCCCGGAGATGGAGACGCCGCGCTCGGAGACGGCGTCGAAGAACGCCGTGCTGTCGTCCCCGCGGGCGCCCTCGGGCAGTTCGATCGCCGTCAGCGTGTTCGAGTAGTCGCTCTCCTCGTTCAGTTCCGGGAAGGACTCCAACCCCATCGCCCACATCGCCTCGCGGAACGCCGCCGACTGCCGGCGGTGGCGGGTGATGCGGTTGCCCATCCCTTCCGACTCGATGTCCTCGACGGCGACCGCGAGGCCGCGGAACAGCGGGACGGCGCTGGTGAAGGGAGTCTGGTGTTGGCTCGCCTTCCGGCTGTGCCAGTCCAGGTCCTCATAGAACGGCGCGCCCTCGCCGTCGATGTGGGCGTCGACGCCGTCGGCGACGTAGAGCGCGGAGACCCCCGGCGGCGCCGCGAGCGCCTTCTGGCCGTCGGTGACGGCGATGTCGACGTTCCAGTCGTCGACGCGGAACTCGTCGCCGCCGATCGAGGTGACGCCGTCGACGACGAAGCGGGCGTCGTGGGCCTCCGCGATCTCGCCGATCCGCTCGACGGGGTTCAGGAGGCCCGTGCTCGTCTCGTTGTGGACGACGGTGACGACGGCGGTGTCGTCGGTGACGGCCTCGGAAACCGCCTCGGTGTCGATGGGGTCGCCCCAGCCGAACTCGACAGGCGTGACCTCACAGTGGCGCTCGGCGATCCGCTTGAACCGGCGGCCGAACTTCCCGTTGACGACCGCGACGAGTTCGTCGTCCTCCTCGACGAGGTTCGCCACGGCGGCCTCCATCCCCATCGTCGCCGTGCCGTTGAGGATCAGCGCCTCGCCGTCCCGGGCGGTCGCGGCCTCGTTCGGCGTCGATCGCTCGAACACGTAGGTCAGTCCGTCCTGTGCACGCTCGTACACCCGTTCGAACGCTGCAGAGCGGTGTGAGACCATCGGCTCGCTCATCGCCTCACGGGCGGCGGCGCTCATCGGTACCGGGCCGGGGTTGAGTAACAGAAACTCCTCGTCCATGTGTTTCGGTAGTTTTGCTCGGGGGTGTTAAGCCCGCTGCCCGTGCGGGACTGTGGCCCACGGACGGCCGCGCTGGCCGGCGGCGAGAGCCGACCTCGCTGAGCCGGGGCCTACGC
It includes:
- a CDS encoding histidine kinase N-terminal 7TM domain-containing protein, whose product is MQFTPEVAASAGTALLTAGTAAYLYRRRQRSLPILSLVAFNVAVAVWTGGNALQAAATVLSAKLFWVNVQYVGISVLPVSIVAFGLSLSGNEDQLSRRRVALLAAPLVAVTLLSWTNGYHGLVRSSVGLVTVGGTVMLEREFGAAFWAAWLYSAALNVVGTALVIRAVAYADQVVERRVLTLLLAPLVPWTAQFLYLAGMLPVEPEVFFGVTGVAFAYAVLTWQSVDPTPARDAVFELLDEGVVVVSGDGHVVDLNGAARDLLGLGEASVVGEPVEAALAAHPDLLDAVRTGEPREDLVVEADGIGRRLDVQFTSFDNLVGPPDRITVLVDLTDVREQERTLERQNERLESFASIVSHDLRNPLSVAVGHTELARETCDSEHLAAVERAHKRMEVLIEDILTMAREGDAVDEVEPVPLAATAELAWQAVATDGAGLRVDADAVISTDRSRLQQLFENLFRNSVEHGSTGNRRGSGDRVVHDSPDAQVGTANAEAAGTRSGTSSGEEASAEAEREHLTVSVGPTADGFYVADDGEGIPEADRERVFEPGYSTGGGGTGLGLSIVAELAEAHGWTVDATESAEGGARFEFSGVGHVED
- a CDS encoding TIGR01777 family oxidoreductase yields the protein MNILISGSTGLIGRALVPHLEGAGHEVTRLVRPGTGGVDGIEWDPAVGTIDRERLEGFDAVVHLAGEPIDQRWTTGTKRRIEQSRVQGTRLVASALADLDDPPAVLVSGSAVGYYGDRGDRWLTEDASPGDLFISTVCERWEAAAQPAAEAGIRVVNTRMGIVLSTEGGALPRMLPPFRLGLGGHLGSGEQYMSWVTRADAVRIIAHLLESSSVRGPVNVCTPTPVTNRTFTDTLGSVLGRPTVMWVPGVAVRLLFGQMGAELLLASDRVRPAKLAANGFTWEYPELEPALEHVFAD
- the serA gene encoding phosphoglycerate dehydrogenase, with the protein product MRVLITDPIADAGIERLRGAGHDVATAYDAEGEDLLDAVSTADALIVRSGTDVNEAVFDAAPDLQIVGRAGIGVDNIDIDAATEHGVVVANAPEGNVRAAAEHTVGMAFAAARSIPQAHGRMVDGAWAKGEFLGTELNGKTLGIVGLGRVGQEAAKRLGALGMELVAYDPYISEDRADQIGAELVELEACIERAEFLTVHVPLTDETEGLISEAELAQMEDGYVINVARGGVVDEAALAEAVDDGVVAGAALDVFAKEPLPADSPLREAEEIVLTPHLGASTAEAQEHVAVATAEQVLAAFAGEPVMNALNAPSVDESAFPRIEPYIGLAETAGRVAAELFDGRIEEIGVSYAGEIAEEDVELITASAQQGAFAPLEWQVNAVNAPRVAEERGVDVTESKTRSSDDFRSLLTVTVGDGDDELSVSGTLFTGEEPRLVSIDGYRVDALPHGHMLVARNEDAPGVIGLIGTVLGEHGVNIAGMYNARETIGGEALTVYSLDDDMPDAAVTELEADDRIMEIREIHLSD
- the serB gene encoding phosphoserine phosphatase SerB, with product MTLVAFDFDGTLSDAEMLVGLGDRFGVAEAIGDITARAMRGELSYAESLRERAAMLEGLPEHEAAAAYEETTLRPGAAAVIERLNDAGHTTAILTGGFTPGVEAALTRDGADVDRIVANELPTADGALTGDVTGPLIEGTKDDALTDLCGTYGVDPADTVAVGDGANDLPMLKAAGHAVGFEPKDPVEPHCDDVVTSMDALGGLFERTGLLE
- a CDS encoding pyridoxal-phosphate-dependent aminotransferase family protein, translated to MDEEFLLLNPGPVPMSAAAREAMSEPMVSHRSAAFERVYERAQDGLTYVFERSTPNEAATARDGEALILNGTATMGMEAAVANLVEEDDELVAVVNGKFGRRFKRIAERHCEVTPVEFGWGDPIDTEAVSEAVTDDTAVVTVVHNETSTGLLNPVERIGEIAEAHDARFVVDGVTSIGGDEFRVDDWNVDIAVTDGQKALAAPPGVSALYVADGVDAHIDGEGAPFYEDLDWHSRKASQHQTPFTSAVPLFRGLAVAVEDIESEGMGNRITRHRRQSAAFREAMWAMGLESFPELNEESDYSNTLTAIELPEGARGDDSTAFFDAVSERGVSISGGQAHLGGDIFRVSNMGNLSPEQLLRGVRTIGEAFEEVGVDVDAEAAVETVQHELDV